The sequence below is a genomic window from Paenibacillus silvisoli.
CGGTATAATCGAAAGCACGGCACCCGCCGACATGGCGCCCCAATCGACGTCGAATTTCATAATGAAGGAGTTCATGGCGACCGGCAGCGTCTTGAGCGCATCGTTATCGATGAACATGACGGCCAGGAACAGCTCGTTCCAGTTTTGGACGAAGGCGAAAATAAACGTCGATGCAATGCCCGGCAGCATCACCGGAATGATGATCCGCACGAGCGCCGACCAGCGCGAGCAGCCGTCGATCATGGCCGCTTCCTCGAGACTGCCGGGGATGCGTTGGAAGAAGCCGCGGAGCATGATGGTCGAGAACGGAATCAGGCCGACCGTGTACATCAGAATGAGCGACATTCTGCTGTTCAGCAGGTGCATATTGCTCATCATGAGATACAGCGGCGCCAGCGCGATGAAGCCCGGCAGCATTTGCGTCGCGAAGAAGGCGAGCATAATTTGGCGGTGGCCTCTAAACGAGAAGCGTGCCAATACATAAGCGCTCAGAATCGCGATCACGAGCACGACGAGCGCCGCCGTAATCGCAATCAGGAAGCTGTTGCCGATGTAAATGTGGAACTTCGAAATTTTAAAAATATTGACGAAATTGTCCATCGTAATCGTATCCGGCCAATATTTCAGCGGGAACGAGAAAATGTCCTTCTGCGGCTTAAGCGACGTGATGACGATCCAATAAAGCGGGAAGATCATGATGATCAAATAGAGCGATAAGTATGCGAACTTGAACAGGCTCAGAAGGCGCAGCTTCATTAGAAATCACCTACTTTCTCAGCCTTGGTCACGGCAAGGAAGAAGATCGTGTAGAGCAGAAGAATGACCATCATAATGATTCCGATCGCCGATGCGGCCCCGTAATCGCCGCCGTAGATGATTTTATCCAGCATGAGCGAGGACAAAATATGCGTGCTTCCGGCAGGACCGCCGTTGGTCAAGCCGTAAATGATCGCCGGATCATTGAATATCCAAATCGCGCGCAGCAGCGTAGTCGCGATAATTGTCGGCATAATGTAAGGCAGCGTGACGTTCATAAGTTTACGCCAGCCTGTCGCGCCGTCCATCTCGGCAGCTTCGTAGAGCTCGGAAGGAACGGATTGCAGCGCGGCCAAAAGCATGATCGCGAAGAAGGCAACTCCATACCAAACATTGGCGACGATGTTGGAGACCATCGCCCATTTCGGATCCGACAGGAAGCCGATCCGCTCGTGAATAATTCCGAATTTGAGGAGCAAGTCGTTGATAACGCCGATTTGAGAGTTGAACATCCACTTCCAGATCATCCCGATCAGGAAGCCGGAAAGCGCCCAGGAGTAGAACGCGAAGCCTTGGTAAATGCCTCTTCCTCTGAACTGCTTCTTCATCAATAGCGCGAGAATCAAGCCGAACATAAATTGCAGGATCAGCGAGCAGAATACCCAGTAGCCGCTGTTCTTCAGCGCCATGAGAAACTTCGGATCTTTAAAGGCCGCCTTGAAGTTATCCAGTCCGATGTAATGCACGTTTCTTAAATCGAACAGCTTGTATTCCTGGAAAGCCATCATGATACCTTTGAAGAACGGGTAATACGTAAAAACAAGGACAAGCAACAAAGCGGGAAGCAGCCCCGATAAGATAAACAAGCGTTGATTTTTCATAAGACACCGCCTTGCTTCTTTGAATTTAGTAAGGGCGGCTTGACGCCGCCCCTTGGATCATGCTGCCGTTATTTTTTCAGCTTCGCTTTCTCGTCTACCCAGTACTGATCCCACTTCTTCAGCGTATCGTCGAGGTTTGCTTGACCCAGCAGAAGCGCTTGCGTGGATTCCATCGCTACTTGGCCCCACTGCGCGTTGCCCGGATATTGGAATGCCGGCTTGTAGTTTACGAACGTGTCCG
It includes:
- a CDS encoding carbohydrate ABC transporter permease, which translates into the protein MKLRLLSLFKFAYLSLYLIIMIFPLYWIVITSLKPQKDIFSFPLKYWPDTITMDNFVNIFKISKFHIYIGNSFLIAITAALVVLVIAILSAYVLARFSFRGHRQIMLAFFATQMLPGFIALAPLYLMMSNMHLLNSRMSLILMYTVGLIPFSTIMLRGFFQRIPGSLEEAAMIDGCSRWSALVRIIIPVMLPGIASTFIFAFVQNWNELFLAVMFIDNDALKTLPVAMNSFIMKFDVDWGAMSAGAVLSIIPTILIFAFAQRFIVEGLTQGAEKG
- a CDS encoding carbohydrate ABC transporter permease; the encoded protein is MKNQRLFILSGLLPALLLVLVFTYYPFFKGIMMAFQEYKLFDLRNVHYIGLDNFKAAFKDPKFLMALKNSGYWVFCSLILQFMFGLILALLMKKQFRGRGIYQGFAFYSWALSGFLIGMIWKWMFNSQIGVINDLLLKFGIIHERIGFLSDPKWAMVSNIVANVWYGVAFFAIMLLAALQSVPSELYEAAEMDGATGWRKLMNVTLPYIMPTIIATTLLRAIWIFNDPAIIYGLTNGGPAGSTHILSSLMLDKIIYGGDYGAASAIGIIMMVILLLYTIFFLAVTKAEKVGDF